Proteins encoded by one window of Acetivibrio thermocellus ATCC 27405:
- a CDS encoding copper amine oxidase N-terminal domain-containing protein, which yields MFKACLAKTMGRVLTFLAFLTVISIGAFCSYAADTAQTDSRTVVTSDFIDLKFTINKKNYISKTVSKDLEVAPFISNGRTLVPFRAIFEELGYTVDWNDATKTVTAKYKGNEIKLTVGANKAVVNGYEVPLDVAPAIVNSRTVVPLRFVAENSGSFVDWNPEDKTISIKRIGKFNTGTILFYDQKGKNPMVYVYDGQTISSISLKGNEIKNAITYNGGLLITLFDVENDTNNLVTYRNGKLEVLISNFEIKGQVEFNGNLLLHGYDRRQKKDSLYRFDGKNIYLIADNFAMGHYVIFNDKLVINKYDDLRRYSLLVFDKSSWNPKVLRDGFIIRETLIEDNVLFISGDSSVGNTKPFISYDGTKVQVLSEDLDIDLKKTVQFKDKDGINNIVTVAKKGSTGYFLVLRNSIKEPTEYTIYDLFAPTSIFQSAGVKPSAVKVDGIVDYNGKIFIAVNQTKSIITAKSFRTTDVPSYIKRENLFTYPNTRCLVLSDVETIHSGVTFLNFIIEDDNLLMHLQNKDTKDYLLHIYDKDKVSTAHDVVKINNIITVGQRTFIAVEDIDRITEKKRQALLIYDQNVSSPNLRIRNLVLGMETKAWDELNGSLAISGNEADIKRNKVYLYSNEFKELLSNFQVNYWEKIGDLIFTSGVDTDTKVDSFHCINSRNSELLRDYFDVDKVVKAKGDYYIVYGIEKAPKTKYTNKKILYIYNFRTKEFVDLVVDFQLTDILFIN from the coding sequence ATGTTTAAAGCTTGTTTGGCAAAAACAATGGGAAGAGTGCTCACCTTTCTGGCTTTTTTAACAGTGATTTCAATTGGAGCCTTTTGCAGCTATGCAGCCGACACTGCTCAAACTGATTCCAGAACGGTTGTTACTTCAGACTTTATTGATTTGAAGTTTACTATTAACAAAAAGAATTACATTTCCAAAACTGTTTCAAAGGATCTTGAGGTTGCTCCTTTTATATCCAATGGAAGAACCCTGGTTCCTTTCAGAGCAATTTTTGAAGAGCTTGGTTACACTGTTGATTGGAATGACGCAACCAAAACCGTTACCGCAAAATACAAAGGAAATGAAATAAAACTTACCGTGGGTGCTAACAAAGCAGTTGTAAACGGCTATGAAGTTCCCTTGGATGTTGCACCTGCAATAGTAAATTCCAGGACTGTTGTTCCGCTTCGATTTGTAGCTGAGAATTCCGGCTCTTTTGTTGACTGGAATCCGGAGGATAAAACCATTTCCATAAAAAGAATCGGGAAATTTAATACAGGTACTATTCTTTTCTATGACCAAAAAGGTAAGAACCCTATGGTATATGTTTATGACGGGCAGACAATCAGTTCCATATCCCTTAAGGGAAATGAAATCAAAAATGCCATTACCTATAACGGTGGTCTTCTTATAACCCTTTTCGATGTGGAAAATGATACAAATAATCTTGTTACATACAGAAACGGTAAACTTGAAGTTCTTATAAGCAATTTTGAGATAAAAGGACAGGTGGAGTTCAACGGAAACCTTCTGTTGCATGGTTATGACAGAAGACAAAAGAAAGACAGTCTTTACAGATTTGACGGCAAAAATATTTATCTGATTGCAGATAATTTTGCAATGGGACATTACGTCATCTTTAATGATAAACTGGTAATCAACAAATATGATGATTTGAGAAGATATTCTTTGCTGGTCTTTGACAAATCTTCATGGAATCCGAAAGTATTGAGGGATGGTTTTATTATCAGGGAGACGCTAATAGAGGACAATGTACTTTTCATTAGTGGAGACAGCTCTGTGGGAAATACCAAGCCGTTTATATCTTATGATGGCACTAAAGTTCAAGTTTTATCTGAAGATCTTGATATTGATCTTAAGAAGACTGTGCAATTTAAGGATAAAGACGGTATAAACAACATAGTGACGGTAGCTAAAAAAGGCAGTACAGGCTATTTTCTGGTATTGAGGAATTCAATAAAAGAACCGACGGAGTATACAATTTATGATCTCTTTGCTCCGACTTCCATATTTCAATCTGCCGGTGTGAAACCGTCGGCCGTAAAAGTTGATGGTATTGTAGATTACAACGGTAAGATTTTTATAGCTGTAAATCAGACAAAAAGCATAATTACGGCAAAGTCATTCAGGACCACAGATGTTCCGTCGTATATAAAAAGGGAAAACTTGTTTACATATCCAAATACTCGGTGTTTGGTATTGTCAGATGTTGAAACGATACATAGCGGTGTGACGTTTTTAAACTTTATAATTGAAGATGATAATTTGCTGATGCATTTGCAAAACAAAGATACCAAAGACTATTTGCTTCATATATATGACAAGGACAAAGTGTCTACGGCTCATGACGTAGTCAAAATAAACAACATTATAACGGTTGGGCAGAGGACATTTATAGCAGTTGAGGATATTGACAGAATAACCGAGAAGAAGAGACAGGCTTTGTTGATATATGATCAGAATGTTTCGTCTCCTAATTTGAGAATCAGAAACCTGGTACTTGGAATGGAGACCAAAGCATGGGACGAATTGAATGGAAGTCTGGCTATAAGCGGTAATGAAGCGGATATAAAGAGAAACAAAGTTTATCTTTATTCAAATGAGTTTAAGGAGCTGTTGAGCAACTTCCAGGTCAATTACTGGGAAAAAATTGGCGATCTTATATTTACATCAGGAGTTGATACCGACACCAAAGTGGATTCCTTCCATTGCATAAACTCCAGAAACAGCGAGCTTTTAAGGGATTATTTTGACGTTGACAAAGTTGTAAAGGCAAAAGGTGACTACTATATTGTGTACGGAATTGAGAAGGCACCAAAGACAAAATATACCAATAAAAAGATTCTGTATATTTATAATTTCAGAACCAAGGAATTTGTCGACTTGGTAGTAGACTTCCAGTTGACTGATATATTGTTTATTAATTAG
- the sigI gene encoding RNA polymerase sigma-I factor, translated as MVYLFEPNLIYGVKKREKKSRSDSINHIIIKIKNGDIELKEKFIKKYKPYLLKIISSTLGRYVDPEVSEEYSVGLMAFNEAIDGFNPEINGNFTNYCNMVVNHRIIDYIRKNKKYSNVIPFSYFEERNDFEEKYLVSDSHYLYENIEVKEEILQFEQQLKQFGITLEDLVMNSPKHKDSRELCISIARILSENDKLFEKMIRKKCIPLSELMGLVNVHRKTVERNRKFIIAVSLILRSGLDEIKQFFRASEERREK; from the coding sequence GTGGTATATTTGTTTGAACCCAACTTGATATATGGAGTAAAAAAAAGGGAGAAAAAGTCTCGCTCTGACTCTATAAATCACATTATTATAAAGATAAAAAACGGAGATATCGAATTAAAGGAAAAATTTATAAAAAAGTATAAACCGTATTTATTAAAAATTATATCCAGCACCCTTGGAAGGTATGTTGATCCAGAGGTGAGCGAGGAATACAGCGTAGGACTTATGGCTTTCAATGAAGCTATAGATGGGTTTAATCCTGAGATAAATGGCAATTTTACGAACTACTGCAATATGGTGGTCAATCATAGAATTATTGATTATATAAGAAAAAACAAGAAATACAGCAATGTCATACCTTTCTCATATTTTGAAGAAAGAAACGATTTCGAAGAAAAATATCTCGTCTCCGACAGCCATTACCTTTATGAAAACATAGAAGTAAAAGAGGAAATTCTGCAATTTGAACAGCAGTTGAAACAGTTTGGGATAACCCTTGAAGACTTGGTTATGAACTCACCGAAACACAAGGACTCAAGGGAACTTTGCATCAGCATAGCCAGAATTTTATCAGAAAATGACAAGCTGTTTGAGAAGATGATTCGAAAAAAATGTATTCCCCTGTCTGAATTAATGGGATTGGTTAATGTCCATCGGAAAACCGTGGAAAGGAACAGGAAATTCATTATTGCAGTGAGTTTGATTTTAAGAAGTGGTCTTGATGAGATAAAGCAGTTTTTCAGAGCATCTGAGGAAAGGAGGGAAAAATAA
- a CDS encoding anti-sigma-I factor RsgI family protein: MNLGVVIKIKRKKAIIVTETGEFKAVNARNGMFLGQKILFDQQDVIENNRNGIGLAYSAAIAGMVAVFVFMFTYFGLHNFNGTFAYVDVDINPSVEFAVNRDGIVVNAEPLNDDGRKVLEELIYKDALLEDVILDLVDKSRKYGFIEDNDRKNIILISAALNSDEQEQRNDFEKKLVDNLMPELENLDVNIEMRFVIASKEQRKKAQENKVSMGKYMIYEMARRQGEKLTLESIMSETLENLLLGQDFGVIETEKTPVNTPVKSTATPTKALAAEITPTKTPEQVVMTPANTPAKPTAAPTKAPAAVAVTSAKTPERATTVPVNTPVKPTDAPTKSPATATATATRAPVKATATPAKTLKPSDTPVKTPDGEQSVKVRFYNNNTLSETGVIYMRINVINTGNAPLDLSDLKLRYYYTIDSESEQRFNCDWSSIGAHNVTGSFGKVNPSRNGADTYVEIGFTKEAGMLQPGESVELNARFSKTDNTQYNKADDYSFNSHYYEYVDWDRITAYISGILKWGREP; the protein is encoded by the coding sequence ATGAATCTTGGAGTGGTAATAAAAATAAAAAGGAAGAAGGCCATAATTGTTACGGAAACCGGCGAATTTAAAGCTGTAAATGCCAGAAACGGTATGTTTTTGGGACAAAAGATTTTATTTGATCAGCAAGATGTTATTGAAAATAACAGAAATGGCATTGGTCTTGCATATTCTGCAGCTATAGCGGGAATGGTTGCTGTTTTTGTATTCATGTTTACATATTTCGGCTTGCATAATTTTAATGGCACTTTTGCATATGTTGACGTGGATATAAATCCAAGTGTCGAATTTGCGGTAAACAGGGACGGTATTGTTGTAAATGCCGAACCGCTTAATGATGATGGGAGAAAAGTACTGGAAGAGTTGATATATAAAGATGCTTTGCTGGAAGATGTGATTTTGGATCTGGTTGACAAGTCGAGAAAGTACGGATTTATAGAAGATAATGATAGGAAGAATATCATATTGATTTCGGCAGCGTTAAACAGTGATGAGCAGGAACAAAGAAATGACTTTGAAAAGAAGCTGGTTGACAATTTAATGCCGGAACTTGAGAATTTGGATGTAAATATTGAAATGAGGTTTGTCATTGCCTCAAAAGAGCAAAGGAAGAAGGCACAGGAAAACAAAGTGTCCATGGGTAAGTATATGATTTATGAAATGGCGAGACGGCAAGGTGAAAAACTGACTTTGGAGTCAATTATGTCAGAAACATTGGAAAATTTACTTTTGGGTCAGGACTTTGGTGTAATTGAAACTGAGAAAACACCTGTGAATACACCGGTTAAATCTACTGCTACTCCGACGAAGGCGCTGGCTGCCGAGATTACTCCCACAAAGACACCGGAACAGGTTGTGATGACGCCTGCAAATACGCCGGCTAAGCCTACAGCTGCTCCAACAAAGGCACCGGCTGCTGTGGCTGTGACCTCGGCAAAAACACCGGAAAGAGCTACGACAGTGCCTGTGAATACACCGGTTAAACCTACGGATGCTCCGACAAAATCACCGGCCACTGCCACAGCAACTGCAACCAGGGCACCTGTAAAAGCTACAGCAACACCTGCGAAGACACTCAAACCATCAGACACTCCTGTAAAGACCCCGGATGGTGAGCAGAGTGTCAAAGTGAGGTTCTACAACAATAACACTTTGTCTGAAACCGGTGTAATTTACATGAGAATAAATGTTATTAACACCGGAAATGCACCTTTGGACCTTTCGGATTTAAAACTAAGATATTATTACACTATTGACAGTGAGAGTGAACAGAGATTCAACTGTGATTGGTCGTCCATTGGAGCTCACAATGTAACGGGAAGTTTCGGAAAGGTAAATCCATCTCGAAACGGAGCGGATACTTATGTTGAAATAGGATTTACAAAAGAAGCTGGAATGCTTCAACCGGGCGAAAGCGTTGAACTTAATGCGCGCTTTTCAAAAACTGACAATACACAGTATAATAAAGCAGATGATTATTCATTTAATTCCCATTATTACGAATATGTAGACTGGGACAGAATTACAGCGTATATTTCCGGCATTTTAAAATGGGGAAGAGAACCATGA
- a CDS encoding cellulase family glycosylhydrolase: protein MRKVKALLLGLIVLAVALLPTVSFKSPTVAADPNNDDWLHVEGNKIVDMYGNQVWLTGCNWFGFNTGTNVFDGVWSCNMREALKGMADRGINFLRIPISTELLYQWSQGIYPKANVNDFVNPELKGKNSLELFDFAVQCCKEFGIKIMVDIHSPATDAMGHMYPLWYDGQFTTEIWISTLEWLTERYKNDDTILALDLKNEPHGTPGSELMAKWDGSTDLNNWKHAAETCAKRILAINPNILIVVEGVEVYPKPGYDYTAVDEWGKESKYFYNWWGGNLRGVRDYPIDLGKHQKQLVYSPHDYGPLVHKQPWFYEGFNKETLYNDCWRDNWAYIHEENIAPLIVGEWGGFMDRGDNEKWMKALRDYMIENKISHTFWCYNANSGDTGGLVYYDFITWDEEKYALLKPALWQTEDGKFIGLDHQIPLGSNGITVTEYYGGYIPEPSPTATVPDVPTPSHSFEIEKGDVNGDGNVNSTDVVWLRRFLLKLVEDFPVPSGKQAADMNDDGNINSTDMIALKRKVLKIPI, encoded by the coding sequence TTGAGAAAGGTTAAGGCCTTGTTGTTGGGATTGATTGTATTGGCTGTAGCTTTGTTACCTACAGTGTCCTTTAAGTCACCGACTGTTGCGGCCGATCCGAACAATGACGACTGGCTGCATGTTGAAGGTAACAAAATAGTGGACATGTACGGTAATCAGGTCTGGCTGACCGGCTGCAACTGGTTTGGATTCAATACCGGTACCAATGTGTTTGACGGAGTATGGAGCTGCAATATGAGAGAAGCCCTCAAGGGTATGGCGGACAGAGGAATAAATTTTTTGAGAATACCTATTTCAACAGAATTGCTGTATCAATGGTCTCAAGGAATATATCCCAAAGCAAATGTTAATGATTTTGTAAATCCGGAGCTGAAAGGAAAGAACAGCCTTGAGCTTTTTGACTTTGCCGTTCAGTGCTGCAAAGAATTCGGAATAAAGATAATGGTGGATATACACAGTCCGGCAACAGATGCCATGGGGCATATGTATCCTTTATGGTATGACGGTCAATTTACAACAGAGATATGGATTTCAACTTTGGAGTGGTTGACGGAAAGATATAAAAATGATGACACAATTCTTGCACTGGACCTTAAAAATGAGCCTCACGGCACCCCGGGCAGCGAATTAATGGCCAAATGGGATGGTTCCACGGATTTGAACAACTGGAAGCATGCTGCTGAAACATGCGCAAAGAGAATCCTTGCAATAAATCCGAATATTCTTATTGTGGTAGAAGGAGTGGAAGTTTATCCAAAGCCTGGCTATGATTATACCGCAGTGGACGAATGGGGAAAAGAGAGTAAATATTTCTATAACTGGTGGGGAGGAAATTTAAGAGGAGTCAGGGATTATCCCATTGACCTTGGCAAGCATCAGAAGCAGCTTGTATACTCACCTCACGATTACGGTCCCCTCGTACATAAACAACCTTGGTTCTATGAAGGCTTTAACAAAGAAACTTTGTATAATGATTGCTGGAGAGATAACTGGGCATACATACACGAGGAAAACATCGCTCCTCTGATAGTGGGTGAATGGGGAGGTTTCATGGACCGCGGAGACAACGAGAAATGGATGAAAGCGCTGAGAGATTATATGATTGAGAATAAAATATCCCACACTTTTTGGTGCTATAATGCAAATTCCGGTGATACCGGAGGACTTGTATACTATGATTTTATTACCTGGGACGAAGAAAAATATGCTCTTCTGAAGCCTGCATTATGGCAGACAGAGGACGGAAAGTTTATAGGCCTTGACCATCAGATACCTCTTGGTTCAAATGGAATTACCGTAACTGAATATTATGGCGGCTATATTCCGGAACCGTCACCGACTGCTACTGTTCCAGACGTACCGACACCGTCGCATTCTTTCGAAATAGAGAAGGGGGATGTAAACGGTGACGGTAATGTTAATTCAACAGATGTTGTATGGCTTAGGAGATTTTTGCTAAAATTGGTCGAGGATTTTCCTGTACCTTCCGGAAAACAGGCGGCGGATATGAATGATGACGGGAATATCAATTCTACCGATATGATAGCCTTAAAGAGGAAAGTGCTTAAAATACCAATATAA
- a CDS encoding TIGR03915 family putative DNA repair protein — protein sequence MIHYYYDGTFDGLLTCVYESYYGVEPPDRIFRSKNMQQSILDKNIDIVTDSEKASKVYEAICEKISYDALRNVYHAYLSELDNIDTYILRYLRIGFKKGKSVDLYLTSEEVLKVHSAAKKVRTESHLMLGLLRFKKLKGGLYYAPYSPVYNITVLISDHFVRRLSDQFWIIHDTKRNFAAVYNTSKCVFTDLPAELQYQSAKTDDQFEELWKNYFNSICIKDRVNPKLQKQNMPQKYWKYLVEKQ from the coding sequence ATGATACACTATTACTATGACGGAACTTTTGACGGACTTTTGACTTGTGTATACGAGTCATATTACGGTGTTGAACCTCCAGACCGGATTTTTCGCTCAAAAAACATGCAGCAAAGCATTTTGGATAAAAATATTGATATTGTCACTGACAGCGAAAAAGCCTCTAAAGTCTATGAAGCAATATGCGAAAAAATTTCATATGACGCCTTGAGAAATGTTTACCACGCTTACTTGTCAGAACTTGACAATATTGATACTTACATACTCAGATATTTAAGGATTGGCTTTAAAAAGGGAAAATCCGTGGACCTTTACCTTACTTCCGAAGAAGTGCTAAAGGTTCATTCCGCGGCTAAAAAAGTACGGACGGAAAGCCATCTTATGCTGGGTTTGCTGAGGTTTAAAAAGTTGAAAGGGGGCCTTTACTATGCCCCCTACAGCCCTGTCTACAATATTACCGTTTTAATATCCGACCATTTTGTACGGCGTCTGTCCGATCAATTTTGGATAATCCACGACACCAAAAGAAACTTTGCCGCCGTATACAATACGTCGAAATGTGTTTTTACAGACCTTCCCGCAGAGCTTCAATACCAATCCGCAAAGACAGACGACCAATTTGAAGAATTATGGAAGAATTATTTCAACAGCATCTGCATAAAGGACAGAGTCAATCCAAAACTGCAAAAGCAAAACATGCCCCAAAAGTATTGGAAATACCTGGTTGAAAAACAATAA
- a CDS encoding putative DNA modification/repair radical SAM protein, protein MELQKKLEILSAAAKYDVSCSSSGSNRKNTKGGLGNAASFGICHSWSDDGRCISLLKILLTNYCVYDCAYCVNRVSNDIPRAAFTPQEVANLTINFYRRNYIEGLFLSSAVVKNPNHTMELLYESLRILRKEYRFNGYIHVKAIPGADLGLIEAVGKLADRMSVNIELPSENGLKLLAPQKNKQAILKPMNFIASKITEKRDERKVFKNAPLFVPGGQSTQLIVGATQDHDINILRLSENLYKKYKLKRVYYSAYVPVSKNPLLPDLKTPPLLREHRLYQADWLLRFYGFSADELLDERNPDFDPKLDPKTNWAINNMSLFPVEINRADYEMLLRVPGIGVRSAKKIIMARKVKSLSFEDLKKLGVVLKRAKFFITCNGKYFFNCNLDQNLIRQNLINGFEDNEKRQEWEQISIFSLIPEKPTLQDQIMSITGEI, encoded by the coding sequence GTGGAGCTTCAAAAAAAGCTTGAAATATTATCCGCCGCCGCAAAATATGATGTTTCGTGTTCCTCCAGCGGCAGCAACAGAAAAAATACCAAAGGAGGCCTGGGAAACGCAGCATCTTTCGGTATATGCCATAGCTGGTCTGATGACGGAAGGTGTATTTCTCTTTTAAAAATCCTTCTTACCAATTACTGCGTGTATGATTGCGCCTACTGTGTCAACAGAGTAAGCAATGATATCCCAAGAGCTGCTTTTACACCCCAAGAAGTGGCAAATCTTACAATAAACTTTTACAGACGAAACTATATTGAAGGTTTGTTCCTAAGCTCTGCAGTGGTAAAAAACCCCAACCATACAATGGAGCTCCTTTATGAATCGCTAAGGATTTTAAGGAAAGAATACAGATTCAACGGCTACATACATGTCAAGGCTATCCCGGGTGCTGACCTTGGCCTCATTGAAGCTGTCGGAAAATTGGCTGACAGAATGAGTGTCAACATCGAGCTCCCTTCCGAAAACGGACTTAAGCTTCTGGCCCCTCAAAAAAATAAACAGGCGATACTTAAGCCAATGAATTTTATAGCATCCAAGATAACCGAAAAAAGGGATGAGAGAAAGGTATTTAAAAATGCACCTTTATTTGTTCCCGGAGGTCAGAGTACTCAACTTATCGTGGGAGCCACCCAGGACCACGATATCAACATTCTGAGGCTTTCTGAAAACCTGTACAAAAAATACAAACTTAAAAGAGTTTATTATTCGGCATATGTACCTGTATCCAAAAATCCGCTTCTGCCCGATTTAAAGACTCCTCCGCTTCTTAGAGAACACAGGCTTTATCAGGCTGACTGGCTTTTGAGATTTTACGGTTTTTCAGCGGACGAGCTCCTTGATGAGCGCAATCCCGACTTTGACCCCAAACTTGACCCAAAAACAAACTGGGCAATTAACAATATGTCCCTCTTTCCTGTTGAAATAAACCGCGCAGACTACGAAATGCTGCTTAGAGTTCCGGGCATCGGAGTTCGCTCTGCCAAAAAAATCATTATGGCAAGAAAAGTTAAATCATTATCCTTCGAAGACTTAAAAAAACTTGGTGTCGTTCTAAAACGTGCAAAATTCTTCATTACCTGTAATGGCAAGTATTTTTTCAACTGTAACTTGGATCAGAATTTAATAAGGCAAAACCTGATTAATGGTTTTGAAGATAATGAAAAAAGGCAGGAATGGGAGCAAATTTCGATTTTTTCTCTAATACCGGAAAAACCGACTCTTCAAGACCAAATAATGAGCATAACCGGAGAAATATAA
- a CDS encoding EAL domain-containing protein, producing the protein MKVKCFGINLCVFSLLLIFCQVVYAKTDTIIYETELYGPPFKFIEDGEISGFEIELNQYIFSGSEYRFDYRFNTWEKVYEKLKNGEIDTCGLLVVNEERKKDILFSDTVMNIYISIYSKEKNKNIGIKDLEKYRVGVGKEQYSEHILKDSVGISNYTTFVDVEEAIDALNEGKIDVIFENQDVVNHYLIKKGLTGKIIPHKTELFPVKVAYGVSKRNPELVKYINERLDSVKKNGIYEQLYRKHFLRPSDFYRRKQRIRNFAAMLALLVLLALLQVYIRHLKKKISKAYRELRKQHEWLRITLSSIGEAVITTDENGTVTFSNYEIQKMLGLSEEEILGKKLDKLLSGLVDKREKVYKIPIEEVVNRGSMIKLETDLSLVTPGGRRLVEGTVAPIRNDSDVIIGTVVALKDITEIKKKDEILYNMEYYDPLTGLPNRSLFSDRLKMALAQSKRNNEMCALIILDLDNFKAINDTLGHSVGDMLLKQVAEKIKGYLREVDTVARIGGDEFIIIQPQIKDINDATRAADRILKKFQQPWILEGKEYYITASMGIGIYPNGGEDPQTIFKNADTALYRAKELGRNNYQLYTESMNQKVLQRLDIENSLRRAIEKEEFVLFYQPQIDIKTGKIVGFEALLRWYHPDYGLMPPMEFIPVAEDSGLIVVIGEWVLETACRQNKKWIECGLEPHLISVNLSARQFQRSNIVEVIDRIRSSTGLAPELLELEITESTAMQDLSFTIDVLNQLRKKGIRVSLDDFGTGYSSLNYLRQLPIDTLKIDKSFVQDIRANSKEEAIAKTVISLAHKLDLTVVAEGVETKEQLLFLKKEKCDKAQGYLFSKPLPAEEIEKMLRDKKCFVIGEEVDN; encoded by the coding sequence ATGAAAGTCAAGTGTTTTGGAATAAATCTTTGTGTTTTTTCACTACTTCTGATATTTTGTCAGGTTGTTTATGCTAAAACTGACACGATTATTTATGAAACAGAGTTATACGGTCCTCCGTTTAAGTTCATAGAGGACGGTGAAATATCGGGGTTTGAAATCGAACTGAACCAGTACATATTTTCAGGCAGTGAATACAGGTTTGATTATAGGTTCAACACCTGGGAAAAAGTTTATGAAAAACTAAAAAACGGAGAAATTGATACCTGTGGTCTTCTTGTTGTAAATGAAGAAAGGAAAAAAGACATATTGTTTTCCGATACGGTTATGAATATTTATATTTCCATTTATTCCAAGGAAAAAAATAAGAATATTGGAATAAAAGATCTTGAGAAATATCGTGTGGGTGTGGGAAAAGAGCAATACAGTGAGCATATTTTGAAAGACAGTGTGGGCATTAGCAATTACACAACCTTTGTGGATGTGGAAGAAGCGATAGATGCTTTAAATGAGGGAAAAATTGATGTTATTTTTGAAAATCAGGACGTCGTAAATCATTATTTGATTAAAAAAGGTTTAACCGGCAAAATAATTCCCCACAAAACGGAGCTTTTTCCCGTCAAAGTTGCTTACGGTGTGAGTAAAAGAAATCCCGAACTTGTCAAATATATTAATGAACGACTGGATAGTGTGAAAAAAAACGGTATATATGAACAGCTTTATAGAAAGCATTTCCTGCGGCCTTCAGATTTCTACAGAAGAAAACAGAGAATCAGAAATTTTGCCGCAATGCTTGCACTGCTTGTCCTTTTGGCACTTTTGCAAGTTTATATAAGGCACCTTAAGAAAAAGATATCAAAAGCATACCGTGAACTTCGCAAACAGCATGAATGGCTGAGAATAACGCTCTCAAGCATTGGAGAGGCGGTAATTACAACGGATGAAAACGGAACCGTTACTTTCAGCAATTATGAAATTCAAAAGATGTTGGGCCTTTCTGAAGAAGAAATACTAGGCAAGAAATTGGACAAGCTGCTTTCGGGATTGGTGGATAAAAGGGAAAAGGTTTATAAAATTCCTATTGAAGAAGTTGTAAATCGGGGTAGCATGATAAAACTTGAGACTGATTTGAGTCTTGTAACTCCGGGTGGGAGAAGACTTGTGGAGGGCACTGTCGCACCAATAAGAAATGATTCGGATGTGATCATTGGGACAGTTGTTGCATTAAAGGACATTACGGAAATAAAGAAGAAAGATGAAATCCTGTACAACATGGAGTATTATGACCCGCTGACAGGGCTTCCCAACAGAAGTCTTTTTTCCGACCGCCTTAAAATGGCTCTTGCCCAGTCGAAACGCAATAATGAGATGTGTGCGCTGATTATATTGGATCTTGATAATTTTAAAGCAATTAATGATACACTGGGGCACTCCGTCGGAGATATGCTTTTAAAGCAGGTGGCTGAAAAAATAAAGGGTTATCTGAGGGAAGTTGATACCGTTGCAAGAATAGGAGGAGATGAGTTCATAATTATTCAGCCTCAAATAAAAGATATAAACGATGCTACCAGAGCAGCGGACAGAATATTGAAAAAATTTCAGCAACCGTGGATCTTGGAAGGCAAGGAATATTATATAACTGCCAGTATGGGCATCGGCATTTACCCCAATGGCGGAGAGGATCCGCAAACTATTTTTAAAAATGCGGATACGGCATTATACAGAGCCAAAGAGCTGGGAAGGAATAATTATCAGTTATATACCGAGTCGATGAACCAAAAGGTCCTTCAAAGGCTGGATATTGAAAATAGCTTAAGGAGAGCAATTGAGAAGGAAGAATTTGTACTGTTTTATCAACCACAGATCGATATCAAAACCGGTAAGATTGTCGGTTTTGAAGCGCTTTTGAGATGGTATCACCCTGATTATGGGCTTATGCCTCCCATGGAATTTATACCCGTTGCAGAGGATTCAGGGCTTATAGTGGTTATTGGGGAATGGGTTCTTGAAACTGCGTGCAGGCAGAACAAAAAATGGATTGAGTGTGGATTGGAGCCGCATTTGATTTCGGTAAACTTGTCTGCAAGACAATTTCAACGTTCAAACATTGTTGAAGTGATTGACAGAATTCGCAGTAGCACCGGTTTGGCACCGGAGCTTTTGGAGCTGGAAATAACGGAGAGCACTGCGATGCAAGACTTGAGTTTTACAATAGATGTTTTGAATCAGTTGAGGAAAAAGGGAATAAGGGTGTCCCTTGATGATTTTGGAACCGGTTATTCATCACTGAATTATTTAAGACAGCTTCCTATAGATACTCTCAAAATAGATAAAAGTTTTGTTCAGGACATAAGGGCCAACTCAAAAGAAGAGGCTATTGCTAAAACCGTTATCAGCCTTGCTCACAAGCTTGACCTTACTGTTGTGGCGGAAGGTGTTGAGACAAAAGAACAACTTTTATTCCTTAAAAAGGAGAAGTGTGACAAGGCTCAAGGATATCTTTTCAGCAAACCGCTGCCGGCAGAGGAAATTGAAAAAATGTTAAGAGATAAAAAATGTTTTGTCATCGGCGAGGAAGTTGACAACTGA